A DNA window from Massilia putida contains the following coding sequences:
- a CDS encoding carbon-nitrogen hydrolase family protein: MKATVAAVQMVSTPVVDENIATARRLIADAAARGATLVTLPEYWPIMGMTDTDKVAHAEQPGRGPIQDFLAGQAREHGIWLIGGTLPLVSGIAARVLNTTLVYDPQGRHVGRYDKIHLFGFNKGSESYDEARTIVPGETVGSFEAPFGRVGLSICYDLRFPELFRAMGECALIVVPAAFTHTTGLAHWEVLLRARAIENQCYVLASAQGGTHKNGRRTFGHSMLIDPWGDVKDVLPEGEGVVSGEIDPDYIAKVRESLPALKHRKL; encoded by the coding sequence ATGAAGGCTACCGTCGCCGCCGTACAGATGGTGTCCACGCCCGTCGTGGACGAGAATATCGCCACCGCACGCCGCCTGATCGCGGATGCCGCGGCCCGTGGCGCGACCCTGGTCACGCTGCCCGAATACTGGCCCATCATGGGCATGACGGACACGGACAAGGTCGCCCACGCGGAACAGCCGGGCCGCGGCCCCATCCAGGATTTCCTGGCCGGGCAGGCGCGCGAGCACGGCATCTGGCTGATCGGCGGCACCTTGCCCCTCGTGTCGGGCATTGCCGCCCGCGTGCTGAACACGACGCTCGTCTACGATCCGCAAGGGCGCCACGTCGGCCGCTACGACAAGATCCATTTATTCGGCTTCAACAAGGGCAGCGAATCGTACGACGAGGCGCGCACCATCGTGCCGGGCGAGACGGTCGGCAGCTTCGAGGCGCCGTTCGGCCGCGTCGGCCTGTCGATCTGTTACGACCTGCGTTTCCCGGAACTGTTCCGCGCGATGGGCGAGTGCGCGCTGATCGTCGTGCCGGCCGCGTTCACGCACACGACCGGCCTCGCGCACTGGGAAGTGCTGCTGCGCGCCCGCGCCATCGAGAACCAGTGCTACGTGCTGGCATCGGCCCAGGGCGGCACGCACAAGAACGGCCGCCGCACGTTCGGCCACAGCATGCTCATCGATCCGTGGGGCGACGTGAAGGATGTGTTGCCGGAAGGCGAGGGCGTCGTCAGCGGCGAGATCGATCCCGACTACATCGCGAAGGTGCGCGAGAGTTTGCCGGCGCTGAAACACCGCAAACTCTGA